A region of Stegostoma tigrinum isolate sSteTig4 chromosome 5, sSteTig4.hap1, whole genome shotgun sequence DNA encodes the following proteins:
- the LOC125452024 gene encoding dendritic cell-specific transmembrane protein, with amino-acid sequence MLIKIKMVVLKNLAQCFAILFRLFASERRSGLKNIICLISLCLLIGLGVSGILYISLRALYCGLSVRLTVCGIFATIIPGALFLSKHIRCFILIVLISCGTQQGRNALITAGTGVVLFKCAQNSFHNLKGLIESLECNLENLLPSIENLLAKYINILQWIHRQIQNLPQNVIVKFPVHFEIKHSIRDGEFRQNLNETKVNLEGLANHMISTLDMFSQVCKGAVIILGLLLALIFTALYIKRYLSNIKFENIYITNQFLQFNEQQKEQGKPHLLQLTQKERKSFIKIPAFSFSERERKALASFCVPILIKVCFWTTVIMLDYGLFLLISLIKHHLDHLPPINITMDFQFVEEITFVKTPLKKHKSRETFSYVTHLSKADCIPQPTLMISKIWTPLIAIIAALLLLTLFSAKFTILKVLVLSSFYSETEKRRIEFLHEKILRKRTWVKLMGTEEIQNFTDDKVSFWFPILRMKQRKGDLLQKTEFQHQSSHKLCVEL; translated from the exons ATGTTAATCAAAATTAAAATGGTCGTTCTCAAGAATTTGGCTCAATGTTTTGCAATCCTCTTTAGACTATTTGCATCAGAGCGGAGGTCTGGTCTGAAGAATATCATCTGTCTAATTTCACTTTGCCTTCTAATAGGGCTGGGGGTCAGTGGTATCCTCTATATATCGTTGCGAGCATTATACTGTGGCCTTTCAGTGAGGCTGACAGTGTGTGGAATCTTTGCTACCATCATTCCTGGAGCTTTGTTTCTCTCAAAGCACATCAGATGCTTTATTCTGATTGTCCTCATCTCATGTGGAACGCAACAAGGACGAAACGCTCTGATCACAGCTGGTACTGGTGTGGTGCTCTTCAAATGTGCCCAAAATAGCTTTCATAACTTAAAAGGGTTGATAGAAAGCTTAGAATGCAATCTGGAAAACCTGCTACCATCTATTGAGAATCTTCTGGCGAAGTACATTAATATTCTACAGTGGATTCACCGACAGATCCAAAACTTACCACAAAATGTAATTGTCAAGTTTCCAGTTCATTTTGAGATAAAACACAGTATAAGAGATGGTGAGTTTAGACAAAACCTTAATGAGACTAAAGTTAACTTGGAGGGCCTAGCCAACCACATGATTTCAACATTAGACATGTTTTCCCAAGTTTGTAAAGGAGCAGTGATCATTCTAGGCCTCTTGCTGGCCCTAATATTCACTGCGTTGTATATCAAGAGGTATTTGTCCAACataaagtttgaaaatatttacatCACAAATCAATTCCTGCAGTTTAATGAGCAACAGAAAGAACAGGGGAAGCCTCACTTGCTCCAACTAACCCAAAAAGAGAGGAAATCTTTCATTAAGATCCCAGCATTCTCTTTCtcagaaagagaaaggaaagccTTGGCAAGTTTCTGTGTTCCCATCCTCATCAAAGTGTGCTTTTGGACAACAGTCATCATGCTGGATTACGGGCTATTCTTGCTTATTTCTTTAATAAAACATCACCTGGATCATCTGCCTCCAATCAACATTACCATGGATTTTCAATTTGTT GAAGAAATCACTTTTGTCAAAACTCCGTTGAAGAAGCACAAATCCAGAGAAACATTCTCATATGTAACTCATTTGTCCAAAGCTGACTGCATCCCCCAACCAACTTTGATGATAAGCAAGATATGGACCCCACTTATTGCAATAATTGCTGCCTTACTGTTACTCACTTTATTTTCTGCAAAATTTACAATATTGAAAGTATTGGTTTTGTCATCATTTTATTCTGAGACAGAAAAAAGGCGAATAGAGTTTCTACATGAAAAAATACTACGGAAACGAACCTGGGTCAAATTAATGGGAACAGAGGAAATTCAAAACTTCACAGATGATAAA